CGGCGAAGCTCGGAGCACAGATGATTTGGTATTTTTTGGAGGGAATAAGCGTACGTAAGAACGACTTTCCTTTTGGAGACCGCTCGAGCTACGCCAAATACATTGTGCCTAATTCAACGCTCGACCAAGATTTGCACTTTTATAAAAGCGATCGTTCTGGTCGCTGGTGGATCGAGGTTCCGCTTCAGGGAGATCCGTCGATCTTTCACAAACGACATGCCCTGATTCCTTGTAGTTACTTCGATTATTTACAGGCTGCAGAAGATGAGATCCCGGATCGCTGGATGAGCGCTTTTCGCAAGCTTTCGTGATCAATGGTTTTGCCACTGCGATAATTCTTTTATTTTTGACGTTACTCAATCGCCTTTGTCATTAACCTAAAGGGAGAGTGCAAAATAAATTTCGTTACCTTTAACCGCTTACATATCCGCCTTGCGGCGGGATGAACGGGCTAAAACGGACCTATGAAGAGAATTCTTACCCTTGGACTGATTGCTTTCGCTATGACCGCCTGGGCACAGCAGGATCCGCAGTGGACGCACTACATGTTCAATCAGGTGAACTACAACCCTGGAGCAGCTGGGCTCGAGGGTTCCATCTGTATCAACGGATTATACCGATCTCAGTGGATGGGATTCGAAGGCGCACCTACTACTATGAACTTGAATGCGAGCATGCCGATCGATGCATTACGCGGAGGGCTCGCTTTAGGCTTGATGAGCGATGAAGAAGGCTTTCTTACCCGCACCAATGTTAAACTGAGTTACAGCTATCACCTCGATGCCGGAGACGGTAAGCTTGGTATAGGAGCCTACTTTGGTTTCTTGGATGCTGGAATTTCCAATGCGGAATGGATCGACCCAAACGGCGGTAATGGATCTGTCGACCCGGTGATTCCAACCGGTGAAAGTAATGCCATTGCTATGGATGCCGGAATAGGGGCTATGTATCGCGCTACGAATTGGTATGCAGGGGTTAGTATTACTCATTTACCCGGCCTGGATAATCAAATCGGAGCAGCGACCAATCTGACTCAAAGGCAGCACTTGTACTTCACTGGAGGTTATGACTGGGAGCTCACTTTTGAATGGACCTTGATGCCATCGGCATGGATCAAGTACGATTTAGCTTCAATAAGTTTTGATGCGACTGTATTGGCCATGTACAATAACCAGTTTTGGGCGGGCGTTAGCTATAGGCTCGAAGATGGAATTCCAGTATTGCTTGGTTATCAGTTGAATGATCAGTTAAGATTCGGTGCGTCGTATGATATTGGTACAAGCGGATTGAGTGGAAATAATTCAAGTGGTAGTTTCGAGGCATTCGTGAATTATTGCTTCACGATCGAGATTCCGCCGAAAGAACCTACAAAATATCGGAACGTAAGATTTTTGTAAGTTTGTCGTTGTCAGTAAGTGAGGGAAATCATCGACTTCAAGTCAGCCGATGATTTTCTGTTTTGGATTGAATAGGCTCTAATATTCCATCGAACGCGAGCTCATGGATCAATGATAAGTGCAATGAGAAAACTCATTCTTTCCGCCCTCGTGGGTGTTTTGCTCGCCGGCTGTGCGGGTTCCGACCACGGAGAGCTGGTGGGTGTTCAGAACCGTCAAGCTTGGTATCCAAGCGACCCATATGGTATGGTTTATATACCATTGGGCAGCTTCAATATGGGTGCCAACGATGAAGATGTACCTTATGGGCTGACCAATACGAGTAGAACCGTATCGGTTGCCGCATTTTACATGGATCAGACGGAAATAACGAATAACGAGTATCGCCAATTCGTTTTTTGGGTTCGCGACTCTATCTCTCGCCTTTTTTTAGGTGAAAATGGAGTTGAAGGTTACGAGCTCATTGAAGAAGACGAGTCCGGCAACTTCCTCGATGAGCCCCGATTAAATTGGGAAGAGTCATTGAGGTACGACTCTGATGACGAGGACTTCCGATACGCGCTTGAAGAAATGTATTTCGAGCCTGAGGATCAGTTCTATGGACGTCGCTACATCGATCCACGAAAGTTGATTTACCGCTACTTCTACATCAATAAGCGCAAAGCCGCTCTAAAGAAGAATCGTTACGATTGGAGAACGGGTGAATACGGCGGCGGAATCGATTCGCGAGCTGAGTTTATCGAGGAACGCGAATTACCGGTTTATCCTGATACACTGGCTTGGATTCACGACTATTCTTACAGTTTTAACGAGCCGATGCACGATAAGTATTTCTGGCACCCGGCATTTGACGAGTATCCGGTCGTTGGTGTGACCTGGCACCAAGCTAGAGCCTTTGCAAACTGGAGGTCGCGTTATCGAGATGCCTATTTGGAATCGGACAAGGAACCCTATGAGCAGGAGTTCAGACTGCCAACAGAGGCCGAGTGGGAATATGCGGCTCGCGGAGGTTTGGCTAACAATATGTACCCTTGGGGAGGACCATACATTAGAAATAGCCGAGGCTGTTTCTTAGGGAACTTTAAGCCATTACGAGGCAGCTACGTCGATGACGGAGGTTTTCAGACCGTCAAAACGACGAGTTACTGGCCGAATCAATACGGTCTATATTGTATGGCCGGTAATGTGGCTGAGTGGACGGTTAACGCCTACGATCCGCAGGCTTATCAGTTTTCACACGACATGAACCCCGACTTTCAGTACGATGCCAAGGATAGCGATCCGCCCGTAATGAAGAGAAAGGTGATTCGCGGTGGTTCATGGAAAGATATCGGATACTACTTGCAAGTGGCTACGCGTGACTTTGAGTATCAGGATACCGCAAAATGTTACATCGGCTTCCGTTGTGTGCAGTCCTTCATGGGACGCGATTTGGCGGACTTCCAATAAACAGTCTATTCTACTTTAATCATACATTAACCTAATTCAAATCAGTACTACTTAAAATGGCGCTTTTCAACGTAAACTCAAGAAGATGGAAAAACAACATGGCCAAGCTCTATGGATGGGGTGCCGCCGTGGTTATCCTTGGTGCATTATTTAAACTCTTGCACTGGCAAGGAGCGGACTACATGTTGATCGTAGGTTTGGGAACGGAGTCGATCATCTTCTTCTTTTCTGCTTTCGAAAAACCACATGAAGAAGTGGATTGGAGTTTGGTATATCCGGAATTAGCCGGTATGGAAGGCGACGATGACGAAAAGAAAAAGAAGAGCAATTTGACTCCTACACAAGAGCTTGACAATATGCTTGAAGAGGCCAAAATTAATGGCGCACTCATTGAGAGCTTAGGTCAAGGGCTTACTAATTTTGGTGAAGCTGCATCAAAATTGAATCAGACCATTGAAGCTGCTGCTTCCACACAACAATACAACGAAGAAGTGGCAAAAGCAGCGAAGAATATGGAGTCGTTGAACGCCTTGTACGAAGTTCAATTACAATCATCGAATCGTCAATCAGAAGCTTCTCAAGCGCTTGTTGAAAGCTTGGCTACTACGGCCGAAGACAGCAAACGACTCCAAGCTGAAGTAGCTTCACTTGCACAGAATCTGGGCGCATTGAATAATGTGTACGGAAACATGTTGTCTGCCATGGGCGGTGGAAACAAATCGTAGTTTAACAATTCTTTAATTAGAAAGAAGAGAAAGAATGGCACGTGGAATTATGACACCAAGGCAGAAGATGATCAACATGATGTACCTCGTGTTGACAGCACTTTTGGCTTTGAACGTGTCGAAGGAGATTCTGGACGCCTTTGTTAAGGTAAATGACTCCATGGGAGTCACAAACATTAAGGTGGAGGAAAAGAATGCCGAGGTTTACAATTCGTTCGATGCGGCAATGCAGAAGAACCCGGTAAAGACCAAAGAATGGCGCGATGCTGCATATGCGGTAAAGAATGAGGCCGATGCTTTGGATAAATACATCGAGGAACTAAAATCGACCTTAATAGAAATGGCTGGTGGTGTCGATGAAAAAACCGGAAAGCCAAAGAAAATGGATAACCGGGAAGTTCCGGCTAACTACCTTTTGGTTAAGGAAAAGAAAGCGACTGAGCTCAAGGGTAAGGTGGAGCAATTTCGCGAGCTCCTTATCGACAAATCATCGGATAATGAGCGTCTCAAGACCAACTTGGCTGCCGTCTTCGATACGGATAAACAAGACATCGGCGGAGATGTTAAGGCCAGCTGGGGAAAAGCCAACTTTGAGCACTACCCATTGATGGCGACCGTTACTTTCTTGACGAAAATGCAATCGGATGTTCGTACTGCGGAAAGTGATGTGATTTCGTATTTACAGGCGAAAATTGACGCAACGGATGTAAAAGTAAATGCTTTGGAGGCAACGGCTATTGTGCCCAACTCCTACGTATTTACAGGTGACACGTTCCGAGCGGAGATCTTTATCGCTGCATTTGACTCTACGAAGCAACCTGTTGTTACGGTTTATAATGACTTCGACGAAAACGGAAATCCGATCGGCGATGGTGTTCAAGTGCCAGTTCGCGACGGAAAGGGTATCTATGAAGTACCAGCCAATTCTGAGGGAGCATTTACTTGGGGTGGTGCGGTGCAGATCGACGGTCCGGGTGGAGATCCTCAGACTTACTCAGTACCTCCACGTACTTATCAAGTAGCTCGTTCTGCGGCGGTTATTTCACCGACGAAAATGAACGTGATCTACCGCGGAGTGGATAACCCGATCGATGTATCTGTGCCTGGAATTTCACCTGATAAACTTCAAGTGACTTGTGCCGGATGTTCCATTTCCGGTTCTAACGGATCTTATGTTGCGAAAGCGGGTAATACCGGTACTGAAGCGACGATCAAGGTGTCTGCTGAGGTAAATGGCAAAATGAAGAACATTGGAGATATGAAGTTCCGCATTAAGCGTATTCCTCCTCCAACAGCCATGATCGCGGGTAAAACGGAAGGTAAGATCTCGAAATCAGCCCTCGGTGGTACCCAAGGTATTGGAGCATTTTTGCAAGACTTTCCATTCAACATCAATTACCGTGTTACCTCGTTTACCGTTCGTGCCCAAAAAGGTGAGTACACTCAAACAGTACGCGTTACCGGTAACCAGTTTAATGGCGAAGTTCGCACCCTGATTCAAGATATGAAGCCCGGTTCGGACATTTCGTTTACGAATATCCAAGCTAAAGGACCCGATGGCACGAAAAACTGTGGAGCGATCGTTTTCACAGTACAGTAATAGATAAGTACAATGAAGTCAGTAAAAGGATTCTTAGTAGTTGTAATGGTTGGCCTCGCCTCGGCGTTAAGTGCTCAGACCGTTCTTGACTACAACCGACAGCCGACCGCTGAGGATGATGCTGTTTATATAAAGCGTCACTTCAAAGAAAACCGTGTTATTCCAGATCACCACTTGCGAGAGGCGGATATCATGTGGATGAAACGGTATTGGCAAAAGATCGATTTGAAACAAAAATTGAATCACCCGTTGTATTACCCGGTGGTTCCGATCAAGGATCGTAAGTCATTGGCCGAAGTATTGTTTCAAGCAGTCGTCAACGAAGGATCCATTACGGCATATGCGGACGATGAATTCAAAAGAACGCTGACTCCCCAGGAGGTATCTTCGAAGATATTCTCAGTGGATAGTGTTCAGGATTTTGATATCAATACCGGAGAACCTTTTTGGCGATTAGATACCATTAAGGTTGAAAGCCGCGATGTATTGGAATACCTTTTGAAAGAAGATTGGTTTTTCGATAAGAAGCGTTCGGTAATGGAAGTGCGTATCTTGGGAATTTGTCCAGTGGCTTACAAGGAGAATCAGGCAACGGGTCAGATAGAGAAAGAACAGCTCTTTTGGCTATGGTTCCCCGAAACTCGGCCTGTACTCGCGAATCACGAAACCTTCAATCGCATGAACGATGCCGAGAGAAGAACATTTGACGAGATTTTCCATAAACGCATTTTCCATAGTTATATAACGAAGGAGAACAACGTTTACGACCGCTGGATCTATGATTATAAGAGGTATTCACAAATGGAACAGTTGCTAGAAGCTCAGAAGATCAAAGAAGAGATTCGTAACTTCGAGCATGACCTCTGGGAATACTAATAGTACAGCCTTAAATTATTACAGTAACTCCTCCGCCATGCGGGGGAGTTTTTTTGGTTTGATGCTGGTGCTAGTCCTACTCCTTGCGCCAACAGAGTCGTCGGCTCAATACCGCAACTCGGTTGGGGTTCGATTGGGCGTAACGAATGGGATCAATTACAAGGCATTCTTAAAACCGCGTCAAGCCTTAGAGGTATCGGTCACTACAAGTTGGAATGGCGTTATCATGACCGGCCTATGGGAGTGGCACACCGATTTCACCAAACCCTTACAAATCTCAACGGGTAATTTTGAAGGTTACTTGAGCCTCGGCACGCACTATGGAGCTTATGGTGCTGAATCCCCACTGTACGAGGGTACCGGTGGAGGTTTTGATGCGGGCATGGGTTTTGAGTATAGATTCGATCAGATCCCATTTTCCTTAGGCGTGGATTATCACTTTATGGCTGACCTTCAACTGTCCGGTGGATCCACGAGTCCAAATCTACTGGCCGATCTAGGACTAAACCTTAGATATTTATTCCGATGAGAGCTTTGATCATTGGTCAGGGTTTAGCCGGATCGTGTATGGCATTGGAGCTTTTAGGACGCGGGGTAGATGCGACGATCGCCGATCCGAACAGGGTCAACAATTCTACCTCCCTAGCGGCCGGACTCATAAACCCACTGGTGCTGAAGCGCATGAAAAAGGTATGGCGGGCCGATGAATTTATCGAGTATGCCAACCTCCTTTATGGGAAATGGGAAAAAGAACTTCAATGTAA
This portion of the Flavobacteriales bacterium genome encodes:
- a CDS encoding type IX secretion system membrane protein PorP/SprF; amino-acid sequence: MKRILTLGLIAFAMTAWAQQDPQWTHYMFNQVNYNPGAAGLEGSICINGLYRSQWMGFEGAPTTMNLNASMPIDALRGGLALGLMSDEEGFLTRTNVKLSYSYHLDAGDGKLGIGAYFGFLDAGISNAEWIDPNGGNGSVDPVIPTGESNAIAMDAGIGAMYRATNWYAGVSITHLPGLDNQIGAATNLTQRQHLYFTGGYDWELTFEWTLMPSAWIKYDLASISFDATVLAMYNNQFWAGVSYRLEDGIPVLLGYQLNDQLRFGASYDIGTSGLSGNNSSGSFEAFVNYCFTIEIPPKEPTKYRNVRFL
- a CDS encoding SUMF1/EgtB/PvdO family nonheme iron enzyme: MRKLILSALVGVLLAGCAGSDHGELVGVQNRQAWYPSDPYGMVYIPLGSFNMGANDEDVPYGLTNTSRTVSVAAFYMDQTEITNNEYRQFVFWVRDSISRLFLGENGVEGYELIEEDESGNFLDEPRLNWEESLRYDSDDEDFRYALEEMYFEPEDQFYGRRYIDPRKLIYRYFYINKRKAALKKNRYDWRTGEYGGGIDSRAEFIEERELPVYPDTLAWIHDYSYSFNEPMHDKYFWHPAFDEYPVVGVTWHQARAFANWRSRYRDAYLESDKEPYEQEFRLPTEAEWEYAARGGLANNMYPWGGPYIRNSRGCFLGNFKPLRGSYVDDGGFQTVKTTSYWPNQYGLYCMAGNVAEWTVNAYDPQAYQFSHDMNPDFQYDAKDSDPPVMKRKVIRGGSWKDIGYYLQVATRDFEYQDTAKCYIGFRCVQSFMGRDLADFQ
- the gldL gene encoding gliding motility protein GldL; the encoded protein is MAKLYGWGAAVVILGALFKLLHWQGADYMLIVGLGTESIIFFFSAFEKPHEEVDWSLVYPELAGMEGDDDEKKKKSNLTPTQELDNMLEEAKINGALIESLGQGLTNFGEAASKLNQTIEAAASTQQYNEEVAKAAKNMESLNALYEVQLQSSNRQSEASQALVESLATTAEDSKRLQAEVASLAQNLGALNNVYGNMLSAMGGGNKS
- the gldM gene encoding gliding motility protein GldM, whose amino-acid sequence is MARGIMTPRQKMINMMYLVLTALLALNVSKEILDAFVKVNDSMGVTNIKVEEKNAEVYNSFDAAMQKNPVKTKEWRDAAYAVKNEADALDKYIEELKSTLIEMAGGVDEKTGKPKKMDNREVPANYLLVKEKKATELKGKVEQFRELLIDKSSDNERLKTNLAAVFDTDKQDIGGDVKASWGKANFEHYPLMATVTFLTKMQSDVRTAESDVISYLQAKIDATDVKVNALEATAIVPNSYVFTGDTFRAEIFIAAFDSTKQPVVTVYNDFDENGNPIGDGVQVPVRDGKGIYEVPANSEGAFTWGGAVQIDGPGGDPQTYSVPPRTYQVARSAAVISPTKMNVIYRGVDNPIDVSVPGISPDKLQVTCAGCSISGSNGSYVAKAGNTGTEATIKVSAEVNGKMKNIGDMKFRIKRIPPPTAMIAGKTEGKISKSALGGTQGIGAFLQDFPFNINYRVTSFTVRAQKGEYTQTVRVTGNQFNGEVRTLIQDMKPGSDISFTNIQAKGPDGTKNCGAIVFTVQ
- the gldN gene encoding gliding motility protein GldN, with protein sequence MKSVKGFLVVVMVGLASALSAQTVLDYNRQPTAEDDAVYIKRHFKENRVIPDHHLREADIMWMKRYWQKIDLKQKLNHPLYYPVVPIKDRKSLAEVLFQAVVNEGSITAYADDEFKRTLTPQEVSSKIFSVDSVQDFDINTGEPFWRLDTIKVESRDVLEYLLKEDWFFDKKRSVMEVRILGICPVAYKENQATGQIEKEQLFWLWFPETRPVLANHETFNRMNDAERRTFDEIFHKRIFHSYITKENNVYDRWIYDYKRYSQMEQLLEAQKIKEEIRNFEHDLWEY